A window from Bufo bufo chromosome 1, aBufBuf1.1, whole genome shotgun sequence encodes these proteins:
- the LOC120997037 gene encoding uncharacterized protein LOC120997037 isoform X3 yields the protein MARSGFSAFLLFLGLVVSYVNGNTDLCGNILNGNLSNAGLSDFNLTVSPAHLLSNTSYTVNVTGNGNFTVLLQAVNQSTPVGNWSQGTSCNGSALFTGYFGTNKLLQTTWTSPDNVKNVTINAFIHNDTTTFLLQQSLSQDTSQTTIAPVTATNSQNSTAPVAATNSTATTSRVAQTTSAGSIDQSSLISVALSMVLSLLLIPNKHCV from the exons ATGGCACGGAGTGGATTTTCTGCTTTCCTCCTTTTCCTTGGTCTGGTGGTTTCTTATGTGAATGGAAACACTGACTTGTGTGGAAACATATTGAATGGCAACTTGAGCAATGCCGGCCTTTCAGATTTTAACTTGACTGTCTCTCCTGCTCACCTTCTTAGCAATACAAGTTACACTG ttaatgTGACAGGAAATGGCAATTTCACAGTCCTCTTACAAGCAGTTAATCAGTCAACTCCAGTAGGGAACTGGTCTCAAGGAACTAGCTGTAATGGAAGTGCCCTGTTTACTGGTTATTTCGGAACTAACAAGCTCCTTCAAACAACATGGACTTCACCAGACAATGTGAAAAATGTCACAATTAA TGCTTTTATTCACAATGACACAACTACCTTCCTTTTACAACAATCATTAAGCCAAG ATACCAGTCAAACAACTATAG CACCAGTTACTGCTACCAACTCACAAAATTCTACAG CACCAGTCGCTGCTACCAATTCTACAG CAACGACCAGTCGTGTAGCTCAAACCACAAGTGCAGGTTCTATAGACCAATCCAGTCTTATATCTGTGGCTTTAAGTATGGTCCTCAGCCTGCTCCTGATTCCCAACAAGCATTGCGTCTAA